From the Gadus chalcogrammus isolate NIFS_2021 chromosome 18, NIFS_Gcha_1.0, whole genome shotgun sequence genome, the window GAGAGGAATGTAACCAATACCTACCGCCACAGGTCTGATTCCCAGGAAGTTAAGGTCGGTGTTCTCCCCAAACAGGTAACCTTCTGGGTGGGTGGAGTCAAACTTCTCTCCTCCCATGATGAAATGACTGGCAAAGTAACTTCCTGCagacaaaacacaaaagggCCAGGGTCAATGACTCGAAACTTAAAAAGAAGACATAGCTGTATAATCGTCTTTCACATTGTACTTGAGAAAgatttttgtattgttttaaatGATTGGTTTGTTCCGTGACCTCAGGAGAATCTTGATCGAGCCGTCTGTCGCCAATTAGATTTAAAATGCATGAGAGTGGCTGTGAACACCACAAATGGACGATATAAATCGTACTAATTACTATAGACCCCAgtgaaaaaaatctaaaacgtGAAGCATGACCAATGTTTTCTCTACAACACCATCATTATGCAGTCAAACAGAGAGCCTACACCCAAAGTTACAAAGTACAAAGCTGCCTTTTGAGTTGAGGGAATACTTTGTAGCTtggcttgttgttgttggacCGTTTGGGATGGGAGTTTGGCCAGATGTTGTTTTGTTGCCAgcgctctctctgtgttgatgacCAAACTGTTAAATATCACCTAGAGGTTGAGCCCGGTGTATAATCAAACACAGATGATGACATAGTGCCTCTGAGTTTTACAATGTCAATTTGGGGAAATAACACAGGTTATTTGATAGcaaaatgcatatatatagatGCAGAAAGAAAGGCTGATGTAGTCAGACAGAaaggcagtcagacagacagacagacagacaaatggaTACATATTCATCAACAGTCATCGTATTATTTTGCAACAGGTGAGCTGCTTTTTTGACACCAGATCTCAGCACAAGAAGTGGATCTGACAGCTCAGTTTCTGCAGCAGCAATTCTGGGATATATGTGTTCCAGATACCGTAACAACAACCACTGCAACTACAACTACAACCTCAACCTCACCAAACCTCTCTGCTTCATACACACAGCTTTTGAAGGCATTAGCACAACACGGGTTTCTGGGGATTTAATCCAGGTAAACATTTCTCTTTAACACAGGGACCAGGTcacatttaaataattaaattcaGTTTACACCTTTCTTAGTAACTAGTTCAAGCCTCGAAAGTACTGAAATCACATAGTGTCTCTGTGGGTTTTACGTGTTGACCTAATCGTCAGACCCTACGCGTTGTATAGGCCGTAGACTAGTTCAGTAGGCATATGTACTGTTAGCTATGAACATCATCCAAACTATTAGCCATCTGAAGATCAATATTAAGTCATGTGGTTGGCGTCACATTTCTTGTATGCAGGAATACCTCTTATCAAATCAAGGGATTTTCATAATTCCATACAGCTCTTTTCAACATGGATTTCCAACCTAACACTAtgttattacatttttcatttaaatCAAAATATTCTGGTCGATTGCTATTTATGATCTTAATGCAGACAGGCTGCCGATCGTGTTGGTCTATAGACAGACCTatctctctactggtctctcccGACCAGATGGCGCTGATTCTCTGGCTCCACAGGTATCTGCATGCATATGTCGTTGGATAGCGTAATGATTATGACGATGAGGACAGCATATTAACGGCTTGAACGATGGCGTCTGTTGTGGACGATTCGTTGCCCTCCCGTTATTCATACACAACTTGCGCAATGAGAGTTGATCAGTAATCCTCAGTGACCGTATAGCCCACACACAACATGACTATGGACTTACCCGATTTCGGCGGATAACGGTACACCGAATTGGACGGGATGTCCACTTCTTCCACGCCTATGTTCTGTCTGCTTATAAAAGCTCCCATTTCCAGTCGAATTCAAAATAAACGTATTTAGCATAACACTCTATATCCACGATATTAAACGACCGACTTAATTTCTAGTATGTAGTCCAGTTCTTGCTGCCATTGCCATTTCCCTCCGGTCCAAGGCCTCGTAATGGGGCGCCCAGTGTTGTGACCGTTGCGGGGATTAGTTGGTTCTGTGACCGCTTATGTCTCCCGGTTGAACGCTGCAGACCGAGACGCTGTGCGGAGGACGACCAACCGAGAGCGAGTCCCTTTAACACCGGAGCGGTTCTATTGTGTGACGGTATCGCATCTTCTTTGCGTGTCGGGTTCTTAAAGAGCAAGTAAAGCGAGTCCCTTGTATTTGTTAGCGCTCTGTGATACTCAATTGCCAAGAACTCAGCATATTCTTCCCGTTTCAATTCACTGCTGTGTGATTTCGATGGTCTTGTTCGACGTCCTGTCAAAGACCACTTCTATTGCTACCCGTGATGACGTCAGGGACAAATCCGGACCGTGGTTTTGCGCAGTCCAATCCAGGAGCTCGCGACGCCTCTGTTACTGGACCGTCCTACGCCAAACGTGATCGACACGGACTGCACTGCAGCGTGCAACAATCAAATATTTGTAAAACTTGAAATCCTCCCTTATAATCAAATTTAAGTAACTCAACAAATCCTGAACATACTGACAAAATTTCAATTTTTATTATAAAATGTTGGCAACAAGTCGACTACCGCTAataaagataatatatataacGTCCTTGATCATCCCTGTTTAATATTGTACAACCGTACAACGTTGTGAATTCAACAACACACAATTAATCATACAAGAATGTATTATAATAAAACCGACGTTGGCCTATAAATAGTATACCGACTGCTAGTGAACGGTCTGCAGTACCATTCCGAGCCAGACGGGGGCGACGGACTCTCAGTGCTCCACCCTCGGATGCCGACAAGAAGGGAAAGCGTCGACgtgatgtaaaaaaatataaagtGGAAGCCAGTCCTTCTGCCGCCATTTCACGGGAAAGAAACGCGGAAAACAACACGCTGGGGACACAATATTGAACCATTGCATTGCTGCCGAGAACAAAGCTATTGAATAGTTGAACGGAATCGTGTATTTAGTCAACGGCGTAGTCAGATAGCTCAATTCGGCTGGTCTAAAATCTTTATTTGGAGCAAAAATGAGCTACGGAAGGCCACCGCCCGACGTGGAGGGAATGACCTCCCTCAAAGTAGACAATCTGACGTATCGGACGTCACCCGAGACTTTGCGCCGTGTGTTTGAAAAGTACGGTCGGGTAGGCGATGTTTATATCCCCCGTGACAGGTACACCAAGGAAAGCCGTGGCTTTGCCTTCGTGCGTTTCCACGACAACAGGGACGCCGAAGACGCGATGGATGCAATGGACGGTGCCCTGCTCGACGGACGCGAGCTCCGGGTGCAGATGGCGCGCTATGGCCGCCCACCTGATTCCCACTACGGCCGAAGAGGGGGCGGCGGTGCGCCCCGTAGACATGGGGGTTCCGGTAGAAGAAGCAGGAGGTAAATATTTCTGTGTATAAACGTTACCAgtttattatcaatgttttacATGTGGAGAAGAATGCGCGCGTCATCAATGCGGTTATCAAGACATGCAGGATGCAATTATTTTTCGCTTTCCACTTGCTAAAAATGTCGATTTATTCTCATCCAGCCGCTCGGGTAGTCCGAGACGCCGCAGACGCAGCCGTTCCAGGAGCAGAAGCCGCTCCAGAAGCCGCTCTCGCTACAGCCGTTCCAGGTCCAGGTCTTACTCCAGATCAAGGTCCAAGTCCAGGAGCCAGAGGAGAAGCAAGTCAAAGTCTGCTTCCAGACAGCGTTCCCGCTCAAAGTCCAAGTCCAAGTCCAGGAGTCGAACCCCGCCATCCAACGTGGGTTCGAAGTCCCGGTCCAGGTCCAAGAGCAGGCCCAAATCTCCAGAGGATAATGGCACAGAGTCTTAACCCAATCCCGGGTCCCAGACGGTAGGGTCACAGGCTGTTTCAATGTCATAGAATGGATGTTTCAGATTGCAGTTGTCTCGAGGACATCTGCTTCGTAGACGCCCATTCATAACTATAACAAATAATCCAAGAATACATAGTCTATTAAGCTGTTTCATAATTGGAAAGTACTCTGTCTCTTATGACTGCAGACTCCTGTTATTCTGCGTGTGCTTCAGGGGTTGTGTTAACCGCTTTAAAGCACATGCAGCTTAACCGTGTACATTTTAGAACGGCACTACTACACTGAAGCATATGGTCACTGGGTGTCCAGGCACGTTAGTGCGTGGGAATGTGAGGGCTGGACGTGCTGTAACCAAAAACATGCACCTAAATGTGGAATTCTTTCCTCCAAGCTGCGGAACCCCGTTTGCAAAGAGGAGTTGGGGGTGTGGCAGTGTGAGGCAGTTAGTGTGTGGCCGGCCGTGTGACCTgcctggtggctgctgagggcGCTGCAGGCATTGGCAGTAAAGGAGcaggtcaccatggcaacgttGGCTGCTAAAACGGGAGCAGGTCGCCATGGCGGCGGTGGGTGCCGGTCAGTTGGTGTGTGAGGTGATGGTGGCGAGGTGCGGGCGCTGGACCACAGTCCCAGAGGTACAGGGCAGCTGTACCTGAGGCTGTGGTCCTCCTGCTACTTGCAGAGGGAGCGGAGTCCCCAAGGTTTGTTTATCTAATAACAGCTGTGTGTCGGCCCCAGGGCCCCCTTTCAAGAGGTAGGGTATTTGAGAAGGGGGGCCTTGGGGAAGGTGACCGGAAATGCTAATGTTACTGTCGGTGCAGTTGGCATTTCTAGAAATGCCCCACCAAACCTGCGACACCATGTCCAACTCTACTACGGGGTTTCAACTATTACGATCAAGCCTGTAAAGTCCCAGTAGTCAGACTAGCTGAGCGTGTAGGGCTGAGTCCGACGGTGCGTCTCATCGTTATTAATCCCGTCCATTCTCTTTCAGATCTCGGAGTGGCTGAAGTTCACCAGCACCAGGAGCCCGGACTGAGCCTCTGGACCGCACTGTTCACCCCCTGATTCCAGACCAAAAGGTCATTGGTCTGAACCCCAATGTTTAAAAGAGTTTCATTTTCGTCCAAACTGTGTTGTGATTTGCTGTGTGCTAACTGTTTAGGGGTGAGCCATTTAGAAGAAGTGTTTGGTGAGGCAGCTCTCccgttttttttcccttttcatTACTAGTGATTGCATTTGTGTTGCGTCCTCGCTCGCTTTTCTTTACCCCCCCCGCATCGCAGCTCTTATTTTAATCCATGTTTCGAAACCCCCTTTTACAGACGGGTGTTCAAGTTTGTTCATTTTCTTGCTCAATGTAGTTCAGCTAGACAAGGACTGACCTGTCAATAGGAACCGACCAACTCTGTAACATGGCCGCGTTGTGTAACGGCGTGCCGAGCAGAGACCACCCTGTGTACAGGGCACTTGCTCGCTAGGgactttttagttttttgctCCTCCAGCACAGCCCTTTTTTCCTCTCCCGGTACCTTCCTGTGACTCTAACACTCTCTCCTGTGTATCTTTTGTGCACTAGGCGCAGTTGTGTAGCAGTTGAGTAATGCTGGTTAGCTGGTAGAGGTGATGCGGGGCAGTGCGCCGGTTTGGCGTGTTGCGGTGCTGGGCGCCCCCCCGCCCGGGGCTCCACCCTCCGTTGCCGGTTTGTAAGGTCACAGGTGTGGCAAAATTGTGTGCCCCTCATTCGCTCATCTACTTCCTGTCATGTGacttctctccccatccctcctgtGTACACATTCTtgtcctcctttcctccctcccttgcccccccccccccgtcctcccttCTGCGGAGCTGTTTTCTCCCTCCCTAAAGGTAGCTGTTGGAGTCTAGATGGACTCTAGTAAATCGTGGGAAGGCCAGTCTGTTAAGTAGGGGTTGCATTATTTTGTGAAGTCCTCCATTGTCTTGTAATTGCTTCTGCTTAATGACAATAAAATATTTGATATTCAAGTGAATCGTTTCTCTGACTGCTCCCCCACTCAGGTTCTCATTAATATTTAACTAATTACATTGttaaaaaaacgctagatgtgattGTGTACACGGCCTGaggaaaaaggggggggggggggggttgttttccTTAAACAAGAACTCGAATCTAAAATGGAAGCCAACACTGGCCGTGGGCCGACCCCTCTGTCAACGTAAGCCCGGCTTTACTTCATCATGGATTTTGCGAGGCCCTTATCAACTTGTTTTTGCAAACGCCCGTTGATGCGATTACCTGCAAAGTAGTGAGTCGCGCGCACGCAACGTGACTTCGGTTCACCTGATCCCAGATGGACGGCGATGACGTCGGCGCGCTTGAGGGGCGTATTGAAAGGATATGACGTGCGGTAGCCTACGCGGCAGCCCGCCCCTTAATGTATATCACCGATGCTGATAATGTGGCTTTGGACCATGAGGAAAATCACAAACAAGGAGTGAGGTGTTGGATTTCTCGTGTTTACCTACACAAAGCGCCGTATAAATAGGTAGGGAAGACCCACTCCAAACAAAACAGTCTGGCTATAGAGCATACTACGCATGTAATACCGCCGCCTGTCACAATGGATTTAACTTTTTTACTCGCCGCCGTTATTTTTACTCTTCTTGCTATTGTGGTGGCAACGTCCATATTTAATGGTTCGCCGTCCTCTGTTGACTTTGCGAGGAGCTACTTTGGACCAAAGGATAAAGCTCAGGCAGGATTAGATAAATCTAGTGCATGGCAGAACGGTCATATTACCAACAAGAAGAAAACGGCGGACGACTGGAATGAAGTTAGTGGGAGTTCACATGACCACTGGGAGGTCGTTAAATCGGTCCTTTCCGTAAGTCTGTCCTGTTTGTTTCGCTATGTTTCGCAAGTTAACACCAATGTCTAGTGCACACTGTACTCACACATTCCCCTTATCGTATTCCAACAACAATGATCTATCTGGATGCTTGCTGACATTGTAGTGGAAACACTCCGAGCGTATGTTAGATGTCTAGAGTAGGAAGTTATGGAGAGCATGGATGTATTTTGATATAAGGTGAACTTTGAGACTGAACTGAGTGAAAACGAAGCATAGGCTACACATGTAACAGTCCTGCTTATTTTGCGCACTTACATACAGTATTGCGTACCACCGACCGCCTATTTGTAAAACTGCGATATTGTGTGCCACATCAATCCTTTGTTATTATGACATGGtactccctcatctctctcgtACGTAATGTCTCGCAGGAGGAATCGAGTCGCGGCTTGACGCTGCTGAACATGCAGCCCCATCTCAGTCCACTTCCGACGACTCTAGATGCATCCGTCCATCTAGGAGCAAGAGCTATGACGTGGACTCTCCGTCTGCTGCTGCCTCCTTGGGGGTCGGTCGGAGGTCTCTCATCGGGCTCTCTGAGAAGGAGCTCCTAAAGTGTGCTTTTTCTTATCCCCAGACCGAGGGAATCTCAGAGAGCCCGGACTTTGATGGTAAGAAGAAGCATATTGTGAAACATAAGCCTAATAATGAATGAAGGATGATAGATCAGTAGAGGGATTGGCAATTTGAATGAATCCCCCATTTCTGCATAGATCTGAAGTATCTCCCGGGACGGGCCCAAGCCAGCCGCATAGAGACCATGATGTCCAAAcaggagctggaggaagagCAGAGGTGAGGACCAATGGGTCATGGTTTCCATAAACATACAATTTAACTTGAGCTACAAAGTACTTATTTTATATGTAACATGGATCAAAGCCATATCTTCTATGTCTGTTTGGGGAATTGCATCTAGTCAtcacatttgtatttgtttaatgTAATACCACCTCTTAGCAATAGTACCAACCAGTTTTCGGTGAAGTGAATTGTCTGCCCTACTAACCATTGGAGAGGCTACAATTGTACGCCATGGGTGTTTTGGTGAAGTGTTGGCATGTCACTCCGGAGTCGTCTGTCCTTGTCTGTGCGATCACCGTCTTCGGCTTAAGGCTAGACTGAGTGAGGCAATATTAGATCTGTGCCAAGCGTACAGGGTTCAAGGTATCCCAGCTTAGAGGAGTCAATCTGGGCCTTCTCTGGAAATGTTTCCTCTGAATGAACATTCATTCCAGAGATCAACGGACGATGACCGTAGAGAGTTATACAGAAAAAGATATACTGTATACTAGGAGAAATGGACCTGGGACCACACAGTTTAGAGTCAATCTGTAGATCCAGGTTTCATAATTGCCCCGCATGCCCTGCTTTTATGTTTACATATAGTTCCCCACAGACCTAAGCTTTCTAAAGGCCCGTTGGACAAACAGTAAGGGAGAGTGGGGATGTGTGGTAACGTATGGCTGTATGAACATTTACTTGATGCTTAACTGGTAGGCTAAGCCCCAAAGCAAAcagcctctgtgtgtctcacctTCTCCTGTGGCCTGGTGCCAATATTCCCTTGCTTTGGATATCTGTTGGTCCATTGGGGCCGGGGCGTGTTGTTCTCCTGTGGAGGTGTTGATTTAGGGAACCTTTAGCTGCTGACTCGGTCTGAAGGTGAAATAGGCCTTAGTTAATTCCGCTGAGGATTGTCCCTCATTTGGCCTCAAAGCGACACCAAACAATGACCAGCGTTGCTGAGCAGTTTGCTTTAGAGAGGATTTATGTCAttgtttgaatatgtttcaaACAATGACATAATTGGCACAATCAGCTTTTTTCAGGAATAAGCTCATATTGGGTTGTTTATGCTAATTTAATACCTAGCAAATATGAAAGGACTTCTATTTTGTATTGATGATGTAATTTTAATTTTGAGGTTATTCCTGCCACTTCTACTACTGTAATGCGGttctgtgttttcaaaatcctTGTCTGGGGGATTTTGTTTGCACCAAAAAAGGCCGGCATTCACCATTAATTGACTTGCTTCATAGACAGTTTGACTAGATACCTGACTACTATCAATACCAGAAAAGGAAGATAGTGAGCACAATATCTACCTATCCTGCTCCTAAAGCATGGCCAAGATGGTCCCCATGGAAATTATGGAACTATATGACTGACAAAAAGACCTTTTGgttaataaaatataatcttATAAGCCATGAATGCACTATAcacatgtaaatgtaatgcACTGTGAAACCTATTGTGTATTTTGGGTATATATGGTCTACATGCTGAGTGTGCTGTGACTTCCCAGGGTACAACGGGAGCAGCTGGCAGCCATCTTCCAACTGCTCCGAGAGAACAAGCAGACGTTTGGGGAGGTTTCggagggggagctggaggacCAGTTCAGACTCTACTCCACCTGAGGCCCGCAACACTACaacaaccccccaccccactccctGTGAACCATCTGCCATTGAGATCTATGAGCTCTTCTTAAAGACTGTTCCATCTGATGAGTACCATGCGTTAGGAAACGTTTACAGAAAGACATGCAAAGCAGAAACCGAACAATACTGGATGCTCATCGTTGTCCTTATGTTCATTCAGCCCCGTCCACCGGTAAACTCCAGGTTATGTGAAATTAAACTTAGCTCAGGACATTCTTTAATAGATACCAAACTGTAAATAAGACAAATGAATTGCGTAGTTTGATCAGTTTTATATGAGGATACGTTTAAAGtagtgaataaaatgtataataatattatgtatgTTATGTGTTGAccatttttttcatgttgttcATTCTTCATGTATTAAACCGCCAAGGGTATAAGACCTGCAAAGCTGCTTCAGTATGATGATTCAGTATGAACTCCTGTTAAATAAAGAGGTAAAAGTTGTGTTTAgatactgtgtgtgcgtgcgtgcatgtgagtgaGATTCAAGGAAATTATATGCGGTTTTTTAAGCTGTCATC encodes:
- the srsf2a gene encoding serine and arginine rich splicing factor 2a, whose product is MSYGRPPPDVEGMTSLKVDNLTYRTSPETLRRVFEKYGRVGDVYIPRDRYTKESRGFAFVRFHDNRDAEDAMDAMDGALLDGRELRVQMARYGRPPDSHYGRRGGGGAPRRHGGSGRRSRSRSGSPRRRRRSRSRSRSRSRSRSRYSRSRSRSYSRSRSKSRSQRRSKSKSASRQRSRSKSKSKSRSRTPPSNVGSKSRSRSKSRPKSPEDNGTES